ATAAACAAACTAAAAAGTTAATTACGACATGGGAACTTAACGAGCCGATGGCAGGAACCCTACTACTTCCAAATGGTGAAGACATACTTGTATATGGTAAGCAGTTAGAGTACATGTATGTATATTCACTAGTCGAAGGAAGACAAGTGGAGAAATATAAAACTGGAAAAGGTATTGTAAATGTAATCGTATCTGAAGATAAAAAACAATTATTTGCTGCTGATCAAACTGCTCAAAAGGTAAGGTTCTTTACGATTAAGGGAAAAGAGACAGGGAATGTTTCGACAGGAAAAGGACCGATAACGATGGTAGAGTACGATAACCAGTTATCTGTATTAAACTTTTATGATACGAAGCTAACGACAATTGATACAAAGAAAAAAGAAGTGATACAATCTTTTATGATTCCCCCAGCGTCAACGGGAGCAACAATTAGTCCAGATGGGAAAGAAATATGGATTGGCGGACATGGTGATGGAAATCAGGTGAATGAGAAAGTATTAGTGTATTCTTTGCAGAGCGGAGAAATGGTACGTTCTTTACACGCTCCGTTTATGCCTGTGAATATTACGAAGGATAATAAGTACGTATATGCATTAAGTCACGGTTCGAATACGCTTAGAAAGTTTGATGTTAGCACGTATAAAGAGGTGGCTTCTGTAGAAGTAGGATCGAACCCATTTGCATTTTTGAAGAGCGGAGCAGAAGGATATGTAGCCAGCTATGATAGTGATGAAGTGTGCGTTATGGATATGAAGAATTTGAAAATAAAACAAACAATTAAAGTCGGAAAAGGACCGTTTCAACTCATAGAGAGAGAAGGGAAGGACAATGAGTAAATATAGGGTGCTAGTTGTAGATGATGAAAGTGATATGAGGCAACTTGTTGGAATGTACTTAGATAATTTCGGGTACGAGTGGGGAGAAGCTGAAAATGGAAAAGAGGCTCTAAAAAAATTAGAAACGGACCATTATGATTTCGTTGTACTAGATATTATGATGCCAGAGATGGATGGACTTTCAGTTTGTAAAGAAATTAGAAAAACGTCAGATGTACCAATTATATTTTTAACAGCAAAAGGTGAAGAGTGGAATAGGGTGAATGGCTTACGTATGGGAGCAGATGATTATATTGTAAAGCCATTTAGTCCTGGGGAATTAATTGCTCGTATGGAAGCGGTATTAAGACGTTATACAAAACAAGAGCAACAAGAGGAGATTCAGTTTGGACCGATCCTTATTAATGAAAAAAGTAGAAAGATTGAGGCCGATGGTGAGCCGATTTCTCTTACAGTAAAAGAGTTTGATTTACTCTATTTTCTTTGCCAACATACGGGACAAGTATTTAGCCGGGAACAATTGCTGGAAAAGGTATGGGGATATGATTATGCCGGAAGTACAAGAACAGTAGATACGCACGTGAAAACGATGCGTTTGAAGCTTGGAGAAGGTGGAAACTACATTCAAACTGTTTGGGGTGTAGGCTATAAATTTGAGGTGTAACGTATGTTTACGATGGTACAGAAGCTTTGGTTGACAGTAGTATGTGCAGTATTTGTAACAGTTTCCTTTCTTTACTTTGTATCTTTATATTCGTATGAAAAACTATATGTTGATAATTTAAAAGATTCATTAGTAATGGAAGGGAAGCGTCTTGCTGCGCAATACGATAAGAGCGAAGGAATATCAACTTTTGAAGAGAAAGTAAGAGCGTTTGATCAAATATCTAGTTCAGATGTACTTTTCGTGTCTAATCCACGTGATTTAAGTGCATGTTTACCATTTGATGTGCACCATCATTCTCTTATAAGTGAAGGGGATAGGCAAGCTTTATTAGATGGAAAAACTGTGACAAAGATAGGGTATGAGGAACATTTTGAACGTAATATTATGGGGGTTGTCATTCCTGTTTTAGAAAATAAAAAATTAGTTGGCATTGTATATTCTTATATTCCTTTAAAAAGTATAAAAGACTTAATATATGATATGGGCCTTATTTTAGCACCGTTAGCACTTGCTATTACTTTACTGACAATATGGATTGGTAGAAAAATTATTATTGCTATTACGAGACCACTTTCGCAAATGGAACGAGTTGCCAATCATTTGGCTACGGGAGATTTCTCAGAACGAATTACAATTTCTTCTGAAGATGAAATTGGACGATTAGGAAAAGCATTTAATAAAATGGCAAATTCTTTAGAGACAGAAGACGTAAAGCGTAAGGAGTTTTTAGCTAACGTTTCGCATGAACTAAGAACACCACTTAGTTATATAAAAGGGTATAGCGAGGCTATTTTAGATGGTGTAGCGAAGGGACCGCAGCAAGAAAAAGTGACACAGCTCATTCATAAAGAAGCAGATCGTATGCAACGTCTCGTTCATGATTTATTAGATTTAGCACAATTAGAAGGGGAACATTTTCCGTTACAGAAACAACCTATTGTTTTTTCACAACTAATTGAAGATGTGCTAGATACGTATGAGATTAAGTTTATAGAAAAGAAAATTCGTATTTCAACAAATTTAAATCCAGAAATCATTGTAATGATTGATGAGGATCGTATGCAACAAGTGCTTCATAACGTGTTAGATAATGCGATACGGTATACAAATCAAAACGGGGATATTATGATAACGCTCAGGCAGATAGATGATTACTGTGAATTGAGCATAAAAGATACAGGAATCGGTATTGATACGGAGCATTTAGAAAACCTTGGCGAACGTTTTTACAGAGTCGATAAAGCGAGAAGTCGTCAACATGGTGGAACAGGTTTAGGCCTGGCAATTGTAAGACAAATTGTTCATATACATGATGGACAGTGGCAAATTGAAAGCGAAAAAGGGAATGGAACGACGGTTAGTATTAAATTGAAAGTACAGAATGAGGAGAGCATGTTCTAATTTTTAGAGCATGCTCTTTATATTGAAGACAATAGTTATACGTAAAGATATAAATTAATATGTAATAAATATCGAAATTTTGACGATTTTATGAACAAAACATTTGTACTTCTTACCAATTCGTTCTAAAATAGTTATGATGCAAAGTTTTTATAAATCGTTTCAATTGTTGTTTGGAAGATACTGAGGTGATTTAACTGGAGTACAAATCTATTAAACCGAAAAAGATTTACGAAGAAGTATCTGAAGCTATTTTAACAATGATTAAAAATGGTACGTTAAAACCTGGTGACAAACTACTTCCTGTACATCAATTAGCTGAGCAGTTTCAAGTTGGCAGATCTGCTGTTCGTGAAGCGCTAAGTGCGCTAAGAGCGATGGGCTTAATTGAGATGAAACAAGGAGAAGGTACATATGTGAAGAATTTCGATTCTTCTTCATTAACAAAATCATTAAACAATAGATTATTAATGAAGAAAGAAGATATTTTGAATTTATTAGAAGTACGAAAGGTGCTTGAAGTGGGGGCAGTTCGAGCAGCTGCGGCAAAACGTACGGAAGCTAATTTGCAAAATATGAAGCATTGGTTAGATGAAATGGCAAAGAGCATTGGAGATGAAAAAGCTGGTGAAAAAGCAGATTTTCAGTTCCATATGGGAATTGCAGAGTCTTCGCATAATAACATTTTACTTGAACTCATGAATCATGTTTCAGAGATGATTGCTGAAACGATTGGTGAATCAAGACGCATTATTTTATATGGTGAACAAACAACATCAGAACGACTTATAGAAGAGCATCAAGTTATATATGATGCAGTGTTAAAGCAAGATGTAGAATTAGCGCAGCAAGCAATGCTAGATCATTTAACAAATGTAGAACATATTGTCACAGGTAGAAACGATATAAATTCGTAATTTAATCTTTTAAAAATCTAATTTTCTGATAAAATAGAGAGAGATTAAGTAAGCGTTTTCTTTAGAAGAGGGAGAGGATAGGCCATGGTTGAGTCTACTCTTCTTTCCTTAGTCATCTGATGACCATATGTTTGTTGGTGGAGTTGTAAAAAGGGGGAGTAATAATTATGAAAGTTACTTTATTTGTTACTTGTTTAGTCGATATGTTTGAAACAAACGTCGGCAAAGCAACAGTTGAGGTGTTGGAGCGTTTAGGTTGTGAAATTGAATTTCCAGAAGCGCAAGTTTGTTGCGGGCAACCTGCTTATAATAGTGGCCATGTAGAAGCAGCAAAAGAAGCGATGAAACATATGATTGAAACTTTCGAAGATGCAGAATATATCGTTACGCCATCTGGTTCTTGTGCGACAATGTTTCATGAGTATCCGCATGTTTTTAAAGATGATCCGAAATGGGCTAAACGTGCACAAAAAGTTGCTGATAAAACATATGAATTTACACAATTTATTGTAGATGTTTTAAAGGTTACGGATGTTGGTGCAAGTTTACCAGGAATTGCTACTATTCATAAATCTTGTCATATGACACGTATGCTTGGAGTAACAGAGGCACCAGGGATTTTATTGTCAAATGTAAAAGGTTTAACTGTGAGAGAGTTACCAAATGTGCAAAATTGTTGCGGGTTTGGGGGAACGTTTTCAGTGAAGATGACTCCAATTTCTGAGCAAATGGTAGATGAAAAGGTAGATAGTGCAATGGAAACAGGTGCTGATTATTTAATCGGTGCAGATTGTGGGTGTTTGTTAAACATTGGCGGACGTATTGAGCGTTTAGGAAAAGAAATAAAAGTAATGCATATTGCTGAGGTACTGAATAGTCGCTCATGAAGGGGGAACATAAGCTATGTCTATGAAAATCAGTGAGAAAAAATTTAATGATCGCGTTGGCGATGGAATTCAAGATTCGTTTATGCGGGGAGCAGTATCTTCTGCACAAACGCGTTTATATACGAATCGCTTAAAAGCAGCGGACGAATTAGGAAACTGGGAAGAGTGGCGTGAACTAGGTGAAGAAATTCGTCAACATACGTTAGAAAATCTTGATTATTACTTAATGCAGTTAAGTGAAAATGTATCAAAAAGAGGCGGGCATGTGTACTTTGCGAAAACGAAAGAGGAAGCAGCAAAGTATATTCAAGACGTTGCAAAAAAGAAGCAGGCAAAAAAAGTAGTAAAATCAAAGTCGATGGTAACAGAAGAAATTAGTATGAACCACGCGCTTGAAGAAATTGGTTGTGAAGTGTTAGAAAGTGACTTAGGAGAGTATATTTTGCAAGTAGATAACGATCCACCTTCACATATTATTGCGCCTGCACTTCATAAAAATAGAACGCAAATTCGTGACGTATTTAAAGAAAAGCTTGGCTATGAAAATTCTGATGACCCATATGAAATGACAAAGTTTGTTCGTAAACAACTGCGTGAAAAATTTATGGATGCAGAAATTGGTGTGACAGGTTGTAACTTCGCTGTTGCAAATACGGGTTCACTTTGTTTAGTAACGAATGAAGGTAATGCCGATCTTGTCATGTCG
This genomic window from Bacillus anthracis str. Vollum contains:
- a CDS encoding YncE family protein, with translation MRKSVFLICFLFLLVGCQGSSYTPIAKDKSVIITTNIKEGSISFVDKQTKKLITTWELNEPMAGTLLLPNGEDILVYGKQLEYMYVYSLVEGRQVEKYKTGKGIVNVIVSEDKKQLFAADQTAQKVRFFTIKGKETGNVSTGKGPITMVEYDNQLSVLNFYDTKLTTIDTKKKEVIQSFMIPPASTGATISPDGKEIWIGGHGDGNQVNEKVLVYSLQSGEMVRSLHAPFMPVNITKDNKYVYALSHGSNTLRKFDVSTYKEVASVEVGSNPFAFLKSGAEGYVASYDSDEVCVMDMKNLKIKQTIKVGKGPFQLIEREGKDNE
- a CDS encoding response regulator transcription factor — its product is MSKYRVLVVDDESDMRQLVGMYLDNFGYEWGEAENGKEALKKLETDHYDFVVLDIMMPEMDGLSVCKEIRKTSDVPIIFLTAKGEEWNRVNGLRMGADDYIVKPFSPGELIARMEAVLRRYTKQEQQEEIQFGPILINEKSRKIEADGEPISLTVKEFDLLYFLCQHTGQVFSREQLLEKVWGYDYAGSTRTVDTHVKTMRLKLGEGGNYIQTVWGVGYKFEV
- a CDS encoding ATP-binding protein, producing MFTMVQKLWLTVVCAVFVTVSFLYFVSLYSYEKLYVDNLKDSLVMEGKRLAAQYDKSEGISTFEEKVRAFDQISSSDVLFVSNPRDLSACLPFDVHHHSLISEGDRQALLDGKTVTKIGYEEHFERNIMGVVIPVLENKKLVGIVYSYIPLKSIKDLIYDMGLILAPLALAITLLTIWIGRKIIIAITRPLSQMERVANHLATGDFSERITISSEDEIGRLGKAFNKMANSLETEDVKRKEFLANVSHELRTPLSYIKGYSEAILDGVAKGPQQEKVTQLIHKEADRMQRLVHDLLDLAQLEGEHFPLQKQPIVFSQLIEDVLDTYEIKFIEKKIRISTNLNPEIIVMIDEDRMQQVLHNVLDNAIRYTNQNGDIMITLRQIDDYCELSIKDTGIGIDTEHLENLGERFYRVDKARSRQHGGTGLGLAIVRQIVHIHDGQWQIESEKGNGTTVSIKLKVQNEESMF
- a CDS encoding FadR/GntR family transcriptional regulator; protein product: MIKNGTLKPGDKLLPVHQLAEQFQVGRSAVREALSALRAMGLIEMKQGEGTYVKNFDSSSLTKSLNNRLLMKKEDILNLLEVRKVLEVGAVRAAAAKRTEANLQNMKHWLDEMAKSIGDEKAGEKADFQFHMGIAESSHNNILLELMNHVSEMIAETIGESRRIILYGEQTTSERLIEEHQVIYDAVLKQDVELAQQAMLDHLTNVEHIVTGRNDINS
- a CDS encoding (Fe-S)-binding protein, translating into MKVTLFVTCLVDMFETNVGKATVEVLERLGCEIEFPEAQVCCGQPAYNSGHVEAAKEAMKHMIETFEDAEYIVTPSGSCATMFHEYPHVFKDDPKWAKRAQKVADKTYEFTQFIVDVLKVTDVGASLPGIATIHKSCHMTRMLGVTEAPGILLSNVKGLTVRELPNVQNCCGFGGTFSVKMTPISEQMVDEKVDSAMETGADYLIGADCGCLLNIGGRIERLGKEIKVMHIAEVLNSRS